One Magnolia sinica isolate HGM2019 chromosome 2, MsV1, whole genome shotgun sequence genomic window, CCGTCTAATGTTTTCCATTTATTTGATTGTTCGTGGGTCTTAGATAAGGCAGAATTTGGAGAGAATGAGTGGTATTTCTTCAGCCCACGAGATCGGAAATATCCCAATGGTATACGGCCCAACCGAGCAACAGCATCGGGGTATTGGAAAGCGACGGGTACTGATAAAGCCATCTATAGTGGGTCTAAGTACGTTGGAGTGAAGAAAGCTCTGGTGTTTTATAGGGGTCGGCCCCCAAAGGGAGTCAAGACCGACTGGATCATGCATGAATATCGACTCGGCGAGTCAACCTCGGGTCCTAAAAGGATTGATGGGTCTATGCGAGTAAGGCTGGGTTATGGTTAGACCCAAATTTACTATGATTATGATGTCCTTCATTTTCTCTGCAAAACCTTTTCATCTAATTATCTAGAACCTGGGAATGACTGTCTCTTTTTGTGCTCTGCCAAACATCAATCCAGGTTGCTAATATTATTGAATGCTTTGTGGATGGAATCATAGGTTGAAAATAACACTCCTAGAAtgatcataatcatctgattggttgccatggatggttaaaaaataagagaaaatggtTCACAATCCAAATTCAACGGACACATCATATGGTTGAAGTGAACTGATCCGTCTTATATATTTTCAGCCTGTGCTCCATCCACAGCTTGATTGGCTGGCTATGTCTTGCCATCATTTAACGCTGTTTGATAAATGCACACTAGAGTCTATATCCCTCTAAGACTAGGATGCGAATCCTTTCAAAATGCCCTGCTTTATGAAATTGAGTAATATGGCCTTTTGTTAAccgtatatatattttttgcagcTAGATGAATGGGTCCTCTGTAGGATCTACAGGAAGAGACATGCATCTAGAGTTGTGGAGCAAAAACAAGAGGAGCCAAGCACTGAAAATGTGACATCGATTGCTGTGGATGATAGCGATAcacaaccattaaaatttccaagaCCATGTTCGCTGTCTCATTTGTTAGAGTTGGATTACATGTCCCGCCTTTTAGGTGACCATGGATTGAATTGGATGGAGGGAATTGAAATCATGAACACTGCAAGTGGCAGCAGCGAAATGGATAAGACCCAAATGCCAAACACAGCTTATCAATTTGTGGattcaactcaattccaagcaaacACGAATACAATGTTGAACCAGCGAAACTACGGCTACCCAATAGTGGAGTTGTAGTGATATAGATGTGATTAGAGAGGGGAATTGGGTTTTAATATAACGCAATGATGACCCTCTTTGCCTGTTTAGCTTGTATAAAGTTACACTTTCTATAGTAATTTGTTTGGTTTTCCATTGGGAATTGATATTATGCATAGCTGCCTTGTCTGAGAAATCAGGTCCGTCTGATCAGCAGTTGGTGTGTCCCTGATCTGAAAAAAGTATATGTGGTACATATATGTTGTCCCTAACATGGAAAGAGGAATTATATGGTCCTCAAGTAACTATATGCAGAATGCAGCATGAGCTCGTATTCAACTTAAAAAAAGGCTTATAATTGGTGGCTAGAATCTAATCATCTAcggttgtcaatgggccgggccaaGCCAGACCGTTAGGTTCTTGGTCCAAGCACGCCACGGGCAGCCCATGGGTTCAGATTGGGcttaaaattttaattcaaaCGTAGGGCAACGACCTGATGCATTGGATGTACTGTGCTTTCATGTAATGGTTGCACACGTAGCATATATGACTAGAGGACATGTCATTCGATGGTCGCGGATTCGGTGTATCCGAGGGCCCACCGTGTTTTTATATCATTGCTATCCatcgagcccaaaaatgaatcagatgcaaatctcaagtggaccacgccataccataggaaacagtggtgattgaataccacgattaaaaacttcttgaggaccactgaagttttagatcaagctcatGTTTGtggtttgaccttatcaacagggtggatggcaaataaacattacagtgggctctagtaagtttttaatgttggccattcaatcaccactgtttcctgtagtgtggttcagATGAaaggtccacccgagatttagatttgcttcatttttagattcgagccctaaaataagctggcaaaatgtatggacggtgtggatataaaatccATAATCACAGATCCACCTATCCCAGATCCACACAATCCACATCCGTCAGTCCATAAATCACGTGGGATTGCAAAGTCCACTGAAAGAAGTGGGAGGGAATTAATGGGTGGGGCCACGAACAACAGTAAAAAAAGTTTCAAGTGGGAGAACTGAGGAACTGATCTGATGGGCCACCACATTATGAGGGTTATagctcataaaaaaataaaataaaaaagcaatgGAACTAACTCAGCGTGTCTAAAGGaagaaagattttattattttaccaATTTTCAGACAATAGTATTTGCACGTGGAGTTGATCAGGTTCAATGCATATTGAAAGTTCTGAAACCAAAGTCTTATGTGATCACCCACCCTTCCTTTACAGCTTCCTATCATGCCTTACAATACACTTACATCTCATTATAGTGGATTTGGTGAGGCCCCAACACGGTAAGGCCATAATTCAAGTGTTTACTCGACCTAACCTcttttgggagtggattaggtgtgcctTGGCCTCACCTCGgagggtgcggcccttactgtggagcccacttatttattattttttacacacactaCATGGGTAcacgaacccatgacctcagtgttgaaacccacgggtctaccattgagccatgagtagagacttatgtggggcccacttcgatgcatgcattctatatccacgtaagcggattgcatactgagtaaactcagtgggctCAACTATCATTCCTGAAttttatccactcagtccatctcttttaaaagataattttaggactttatatgaaaaatggagtgtatccaatcctcaagtggagcacaccaacGAAACCATGTGAAtggaacatctacagttgaaaatttattagggcccaagaagttttagatcaagctgatatttgtgttttcccttcatccatgtctgtctgatcttatgaacaggttggatgacaaataaacatcactggaggccttagaaagttttcaatggtggaaatcaatacttctacttttttcttgtggtatggttcacttgagattaggctatgcatcaattttgggttcaacccctaaattaatctagaaaaatgaatggacggcatggataagccacaagcattcatggtgggcccaacagagtttacttagtatgataagAGCATACCGAGTATGCAATCTGATTTCTATATCCACCTCCCGATTTCTATATCCACCCCCTCATTAGAGGTgcacatcgagttgagtcggactggattgggtccaactcaactcgattcgaaTTTTCAAGCAAttgatctgaactcgatccgatccaggaccgagtccgggtcactaACTCAATCCGACCCGATGcactgctggcctgacccgaaccgagtccgactcggttaggaaaatCAAGTTGGATCGGGCTGGGTACGGTTTGGATCGGGACCTACTTCGTAAGGAGGGGCGGGATTGCTGGCCCATGAACTCATATAACATGCAAATTCGGCACGTGTGGGAGATCAGAATTCCATATCCACAATGCGCGTATGATCATTTTAACATGTCACATACACCACTTTTATTTCCGCTAATGTATCGCTTCTGCGGATTATTTGAGCTGTAAAAGTAGTGGGCCATATAATGAAGATCATCGGGAGCAAAAATTGAACAGTCcactcatgaggtgggccacacacctacATTGAGCCGAACCACTGGCTTTCCATTGATTTTGACGGCGTAGCTCTCTTGACAAATGGGCCATTCTAATTTTTACCACGTATGGTATCCTTGACGCGTTGTGCGCTTTGCACAAATCGGATGCTACAAAAAGAGACACATTGGTAGGAAACAAACCGTTGTATGTTAAATAACAGTCCTACTAGAACTGTGTACCACAGGGCTGAGGACAAGAAGTGGGTGGAGACATGGAGTACATGTCACGgttcggaagtggattggctggtggtgtattaacgtcagcaagttctgtgggtcaaactatgaggtatgtgttatatccaaagcatccatccatttggagagctcatattaaggcttgagctaaaaaataagacagatataaagatcagttggaccacactgcaaaaaacacaggggattaaacatttaccattgaaacccttttggagatcacagaagttttggatcaatatgaaatttgtttttctattcatccatgtatttttaaccttattaacatattagatggaaaataaatgttatggtggggcccatgtaactttgatatcatttgagtcgttcgtacaacACGCAGCTCGAGGCGTGTttgtgctcgtctttgcacgacacataTCTACACCAGCTGTATATAGCTGGCGTGTACCACACGGAATCGGATTGCCTTAGCATGCTCTTtatcgtactgactaaactctatttgggcccaccgtgaatgcatgtggtttatccacactgtccattcatttttccaaaccATTTTAGGGGCTGAAGTTAAaggtaaaagtaaaaaaaaaaaaaaaaggggtaaaAAACTATATATAGGGCCCTtttcggatcgggtcagatcggaTTTTGGATCGGATTGGTCCGAATTGACTACAATCCGATGAATGATCGGATTTGATTGGCCCTACTCGAACCACACGGATCCAGACCTTCGGTTCTGTTcagattgggtcggatccacctgaTCGGGTCAGAAATGACCAACTATACCCCTCACacgttttgccacatcattttgaaatcggattgcgtacgctcttatcatattaagtaaactcacttgggcccaccttgaatgtatgtggtttatctatgctgtccatcaatGTTTTCATATCacttaaggggttgagcccaaaatttaagcatatacaaagctcaagtggatcataccacaggaaattgtttccacggttgaaacctttcagagccccacagtgatgtttaattgtcatccaccccacagtgatgtttaattgtcatccaaactgttcataagatcgtaCATATATGGatgaggggaaaaacaaatattagattgatctaaaacttttgtggcccccaagactTTTTCAACAGTAAACagtcaatttacactgtttcctttggtgtggtccatttaagctctggatatgcttcgttttttgggctcaagtactaaaattatctattaaaatggatgcaCAGAgagaataaaatatataaatcatggtgaacctcatagagtttactcagtactcaaTCCACTTCCCATCATTTTAGCATTAGTCCAAAGTCCAATTCCTAGGTGGACCATATtagaggaaatagtggtgttaaccattggtgggccacaataattttggatcaagttgagatatatatatatatatatatatatatggtagggcattcaatcaacattatttcctatggtatgggccacatgagaattggatcagcttcaaattttggctcatgctctaaattaaTGCGGCaacagagtggatatagaatacatgcatcaaggtgggccccagtgtAAGGGCTGCACTGTtctgggtgaggccagggtcaCACCTgccactttcaaacatgctttatgTGGCACTATCTTTAAAAGTGACTTGTagcccaatcaaatctcaccacattAGGGCTTTACTGTTTTAGGCATGACCCCAGCCTTACCTAATTCGCTCTCATTACATATCTTTAATTTAAAAtcgctttatttatttatttatttatttatagactGCTCGGTGAGTCTATTCCAGTGCCACTCAAATTGCAGTTTGGACAAGCGAGATAAGATGATCACTAACCCAAACCACTGATATTGTGGGGCCCCTGCTGTCCCCTCCCAAGATTAATGGAAGAACCCTAGTGCTTCAATATAGGTTGCCAGAAAAGAGCTGGTGAAGATAGAAAATACAGCAACAGTTCAGATGCCAAAAATGGAAGATTTTACAGCTAAGATCTCCCACTATGGCTGATTGTTGCTGCATCGGTCATCTACAGAGACACTATGCATACCAACATTTAAGATCATTGATCCATGGACCCCAGTTGTATGAACTGAAAACTTACTGTGGGCCCACTTTGGGTCAGCCTCAAAGTCTGTGTTTTGGACCCAGGCCTATGTTTTAGGCCTAACAATTAATTGGGCTAGAATTGGAATCTGGTTAAAGCCATGAGTGTAGTAGGCGTTGCTGGCTTAAGTTAATTGATACCCGGTCCAATCCAATTTAGGCTGGACTCAGGCCATTAGCTCAGACGGGCAGCCCACACAGATGGTAGTCAGGCGCCTGCCAGGTCCAAGTGGATCACAAATGATTCTCAAGTCATCCTATTCGGTAGATGGAATTTTAGTCCTTCCTATCAAAGTCAGGGTAATTTTTGGGCTATGAAATGAGTTAGCAGAACAGATGTACCGGggaaatttctcacaaacatcatggtgtgtcccacctaactTCCGAACACAGAAACTTCCTAACACACCATATGGCAGACAATCCATGTGCCTCCACCATGGGTTGCCTGTGACATGGTGTCACAACCCAAAATCTCCACCAATCATCCCAGCTGTATGTGTATCTTTGTACAGATCACTTATCATGTGAGTCATGCATTTAGCTTGAGCAAACCATATAAATGTGAATCCACCTAATTTTATGGCCTATGATATTTTCATTACTACCCCACTTAACGATTTATCATGACCTCTCACACGTGTAGCAAAATAAAACCCGGCACTCCTTTCAGTTTGCACATGAGTCTCCTCGTTCAATGATCGAAACCGGCCCATTGTTGTTGGCTCATGAACCAACACTCTCTCCGATGAAAGACGTCCAAACACTTTTAACAAGTGGCTCAACAAATAGATAATTAGGAAAGAAACTGCAGCATCGGTTACATTGAACAAAAGAAAGGCCAATGTAGAGCTAGCATCTTcgagatttttggtgcattgaACCTTAGATCCTcgcccatcaaccaccatcactGATGATCCTCCTAAACTCTCGCCCAAGCAGTGTATACTACAATGTTGTAAAAATCTAACTGAACTGAATCGATTAAGTTCGAATAGGACCAGACACATGCAAGCTATTCAATTTAATACTGAGTTGTTGATGATGACAAAATTAGTCAGAACCATGCAAAACTGGTCCACAACAACTAAACAAGTCTAATCAAGTGGTTCTAAGAGCATGGCCCATTGTTaaatctattttgccagctcattaatgagacaaaaagtgaggtggattcaaaactcaagtggccacatgagaggaaacagtgggaaatgaacgaccaccattgaaacatttggtgGGTCATAGAAATCTTGTATCGGGCTAAGTTTTTGTGCTTTCATCCCAATGAgagtgaccttttttttttttttaaaatttccactCCCATGGATgattccccccttttttttttctagtcaAAATTCAACTAGGGTGGCATCTAGAATTTTCATTAATAATCCTATACTATTTTGAGGAAATATTAATCAAATGATATTATTGTATGAAGATTGCGGCATTTTCAGAATCTCAGAAAAATTTAATCTTCTGCTGTATTTATCATAAAATTATGGCTATATTAACATGAagttaaatttaattttaaatagctattaaaataatctatcaatttatataaatacatgtaaattttatatttccacctttttttttcccaataatATTGTGAGAAAAACTTTAAAATCCCCAATACATTCCCAAACAGAGAAATTTCCCATAATGAAATTTGTTAACATGGTACCACTAAATTGAATTGAGCTCACCCCACATTGGGGGTGGCGCAAAAAATGGAACCCCAGCATGAATGGTACTATTTCTACTTTTCCAGCCTAAAATAACATCCTgttcattgagagagagagagagatgatgcaaTGAACCCAAGCCACTTACATCAATTTACACATGCTGGGTGCGCTCCTTTCAACGGTTTACAGCTCTCATCTTTCCAAATCACTttgggaaaaaggaaaaaaaaaaaaaaagaagaagaaaaaagaaaaaagaaaaaaagaaaaaaaaaagagtttggaAGGAAAAGGAACTACACTCCTCACTCCACGTGTTCCTACTCTcccattcaaaattgaatttcTGCCCACAAAGGCAGCCATCACTGTTTTATCCTTACAAGGGATGGCATTGATTGTGCTCCTGATCTTAACTAGCCATTTCACAACCGATTGCCACGTGTTCATACCCTTCTTTTAGGTTGGGTCACTGTAAAGACGTACCATCTTAGTAAAGTGGCTCTGATTTCTTTCCATGACATGACCACGATGTCCTCGTCATGTCCTCTTGAAATGGTCCACAAAAAAGGACAAGACCTTTCATTCATGGTATTGATTATTTTAGAAAGTGATTAGAGCTGCTTTCCATGTAAAGTTtacaaaaaaaagaagcaagtgcAACATCCATTTCATCCCACTTTGAATGACTCTTcaaatattcttcttcttttctataaaagagaagaaagataGGGTGAAAAACCATCCCATATTTCAACATTTTTAACATTTAAGATACATTATAACAAAACGGGTTACACGCCAAACAAgtagaaaacaaatggatggcactTCAAATTTGCATCAAGGTTTCCGTCCTGATAACAGCCATCTATCGTTACCGTTATGTAATGGTAATGATTGTTATGAAATGGGAAAACATAAAACATCTGGCACACAAGAAAATTACAGCTACTTCTTACGGGGGGAAAACGGCAGTATGGACCATAGCATGACCTCTGGTAAATAGCTTCTGTTGTTCCATCATATGATAGctgtaatttttatttagtaTCCTATCTGTTgataagaagggaaaaaaaaaaaacaaatatcagcgtaatccaaaacttttgtaacccattaatggtcaatcatcactgtttcttatggtatggtcctccTCTACTTCATTTTCGgtatagtgctctaaaatgatctgaaaaaatggatggacaacatggatatataatacatacatcaaggtgggccccacagtaacccCATGGTAAGGGCACACCGTCCAAGTGaggctggggtctcacctaatctgctctctaTTTCACCATGGAAAAATGTCATTGCATGACACTACGCAGGTACATACCGTGACCATTATAGTTTATAACAGCTTTGTAACAGCACTATCAGacatttttaatatttaatttgcttatatgtaGAGATGATCCTTTTATAGAGAGAGAGTATCCTTTTGAGATTATAAGAATCATCATGAAATCAAAAGAAGAGGTTTGCTCGTCCATCGACACATTATAATACTTGGAGACCTTAGCTATTGGaattggttatttatttattattatgacCCAAACTGATAAGGATTCTCTCTGATAGGGATGCTTGaaaaatatctcaaactgaaTGTTTGGACCATCTGATTATAAAAAGATTACGGTAGACATCCACTTCCAAAGCAAAAGCTCCACAtttcaaagggttgaaataatgCAATTTTAGAGATTGTATTTGTTATCTGAAATATGGGGTGGGACCAATCGAATAAATAGTCTGGATCATTGGAACAATATCTGGATTCAAAGGTGTTGCAATATGCTTggatgtattcgagcaaacctccCATGTTTGGAAGGATGACACCCATTTATCAATTATTTCCATTTCTAACAAGTGGATGGCCatggtgttttaaaaaaaaaaaaaaaaggaagctctCAGGCAAGCCACCTTCCACACATGTCACCATGCCTCCACAGAAATATTAGGCCCATCATATGTTTGGTGGAACACACCAGTGGACTGAATCATAGCCAATGGTTGAAATTCCAATAGGTGCAGCTCCTCATTGAAATTgatgacactttttttttttttttcttttccttttctttttccgtTGGCATCTCTATCTAAGGGGAACCTTATCAACGTTTGTCTTATTGAAAAAGGTCCAAATCTAACAGCTAAAGTCTGGTTGTATCTCATTACACCCCATCAGGATGGATTCGGGCAAGCCCCTGGTTTTCACCCCTAAACTAAGGGGCTTTTTGGAGACACCAATAACCGattaaattaaaagaaatcagTTAAAACTCTTTTTAAACCATGTTTGATTaatatttttaacaaaaaaaaaaaaaaaaaaatttcaaattttgattttcttttttaatatcttATAATGTTATTCTTTTTAACCGTTTTAACATCTCCCTCTCCCTATTCCCAAAATATATAACTAAAGCTTGGGCTGACActtaaggccatgggcccaccacaacaagCCCAAGTCTGAGCCCaaaaagaaattaagaaaaaagaaaaaacatgacTAGGGGTGGTACCGGGTTAGATCAgaatgatatttatgatttccctgcttaatgaatgggttggatgatgcataaaaatcacggtgggccgtaAGAAGGTTTTAGTGG contains:
- the LOC131231019 gene encoding NAC transcription factor 29-like: MERVNSSTLPPGFRFHPTDEELIMFYLRNQAKSMPCPVSIIPEVDIYKFDPWDLPDKAEFGENEWYFFSPRDRKYPNGIRPNRATASGYWKATGTDKAIYSGSKYVGVKKALVFYRGRPPKGVKTDWIMHEYRLGESTSGPKRIDGSMRLDEWVLCRIYRKRHASRVVEQKQEEPSTENVTSIAVDDSDTQPLKFPRPCSLSHLLELDYMSRLLGDHGLNWMEGIEIMNTASGSSEMDKTQMPNTAYQFVDSTQFQANTNTMLNQRNYGYPIVEL